The window GTTCCTTTAAACGCTGGTAATGTCTTGGGCACAGAAGACAACGGGCCAGCTAAAAAATGGTTAGCACTCATTAGGAAAACTCTGAATAGTCTTCCGGGCACAAGTGGTGGCTACTACACGCCTTCCCCAGTCCCTGATCCTATTGTGGAACTGGATGCTGACTTTGAAGGGTCAACTAGACAAAAGGCCTCTTCTTTTTTCAATCGCCACTCCTTCCAGTCACTTAGCCGTAGCATGAGAATGACAGAAAATGATATGTCAATGCCGCAGCCTCGACTTGATCGTCGATTCAGTGTCTGTGACAGGGTTATGTTTGGGAACCGACAATATGAGTTTGACCCGAATGTCAGATGGGGAGGGTCAtctgatgatgaaaatgaagaagGCGAGTCACCTTGTTCGGCACACTACTCACCAGTTTCATACAATGGTTCTGTCTCAATggaagaaagagagagacaaCCTGGGCAATCAAGGTACTGTTTGGTGGCAAGTAAGCAGATGGTTGGGATTTTTCTCACTGTATGGATAAAGAGTGATCTAAGAGATGATGTCCGCAACATGAAAGTGTCTTGCGTGGGCAGAGGATTGATGGGTTATCTGGGAAACAAGGTGCGTATGTTCTTCACAGAATCTTGTTAAATTGGGATCAAAGTTGTGAAGTTGTAAGCCAAAGTGGTAATCTCACTCTTTGGGCTTTTCCAGGGTTCAATTTCGATTAGCATGTCTTTGCACCAAACAAGTTTCTGCTTCATTTGTAGTCACTTGACCTCTGGGCAGAAGGAGGGTGATGAGCTGCGAAGGAATGCTGATGTCATGGAAATTTTGAGGAAAACAAGGTTTCCAAGAGTTCGTGGCATGGGAGATGAAAACTCTCCTCAAACTGTTCTCGAGCATGAGTATGACTCTATCAGTCCTACTACCCTGTTCAGTTTTATTTTGTCTCAAATTTCGTCAGTAATTCATTGTTATTAACCTCTATCAGTACAGTTTCTAAAATTTTAAGATTTATATCTGCTTCTTTAGTCGAATTATATGGCTTGGGGACTTGAATTATCGGATTGCATTATCCTATCGAACTGCCAAGGCACTGGTGGAGATGCAGAACTGGAGAGTGTTGTTAGAAAATGATCAGGCAAGTAAATGCAACAAGGAATGACTTGAATGCGCTTTTCTTTGTACATTGCTTGCTCTAAAAAGACGTTTAACTTGTTTCCAGTTGAGGATAGAACAGAGGCAAGGTCGTGTCTTTGATGGATGGGATGAAGGAAAAATATATTTTCCCCCCACCTACAAGTATTCAAATAATTCAGACAGATATGCTGGCGATGATATGCacccaaaagagaaacggagaACACCTGCCTGGTAATACTTCTTTCTTCAGAATATTCGATGGTTATATTATGTGAGGGAACCTCATAGTTTGAACTTTGAAGTAATTTATATTCCAAGTTCTAATTATGAATCCATGTATATTTGCTCATACATATCCCACACCACTCACTGCCTCAATAAAGGAATAAGGTAAAAGAATATTCTTTCATAATTTCATTCTCTTCTTTGCTCCATCTACATGGAATCACAAAGCTATTGTAATAATTGATGAAGGTGTGACCGTATACTGTGGTATGGCCGAGGCATCCAACAATTATCTTATGTTCGTGGTGAGTCGAGGTTCTCTGATCACAGACCAGTGTACAGTATTTTTTTAGCAGAGGTTGAGTCCATTAATCGTAGCCGAATCAAGAAAAGCATGGGTTGCTCCAGTTCGCGAGTTGAGGTTGAAGAGCTATTGCCCTGCTACCATGGATACAGTCAACTAGATTTTTTCTCCAGCATGAATTCTCAGTGAAGTATGctctttactttcattttcataaAGCTAATTTCTCATCTTTGGTTTTTCCTTTCACTTGAACATTTTCTGGCTGTTTAGGGACTCATTCTCACCAACTCATTTGAGAGAAATTGACTATCTAAACCAGATGAAGCTATTGCTCTGCAAGTAGCTTCCAAAATGGGGCAGCATTGGTATGACTTTCCATCTTAGTGCatattctttcattttttttcttggaaGTTAAACCAAAATTAATGTGAAAAGGACTTTGCAGACACTCATAATGCCATCAGAAATTCAAATAATGAGATTGGTTAATCTGAATCTGTTTGCCATCATAACAGGTTATTTCCATTTCTGTTTTTGTTCTTGTGTCTTGTTTCACAGTTGATTTTATATTTGGATCATCGTTCCCATATGTAAGCGCACTACCCCCACCCAGCGGATATTTCTTCGAACAATTTGAGGTTAATGACTTAAATGAGACGGTCGGTTTGTTGTGTATTTGGTTTGCTTTTCCTCCTGAGGAGATAGTACAGCAGCCAATGCCTTTCTGATCGAGACTTCCAATACTTACTTTCGCTTCTACAAAAATATTTAGtcatacaaaaattcttaaaagaGTCTTTGAAGATTTCAACCTTAAAAGATCTCTTTCATGAACCAGGTCAGCGGATAAGATTGCCTGAACTGGAAGACCGAATCTGGCTGCGCCACATCCCAGAAGAAGGTTTGTCGTCGGCAATTCTACCTTCCACGGCTCTTTTGATGGGATGCGTTGCAGACTTGCATGTTTTCCATGACTTTTCATTTCCCAAACAGGTTTCTTCTCATTTAGTGATGACCATGGTTTGTCTGACTCAACCCAATATTTCTGATGTCCAATCTTCCCATAGATTTTTTATTTACATGTACAGAAAAAGACCTCTTGCAATAAAGGTTGACACTGCACCATGAAAATAAATTTGTCAACCGGAAAAAAGTCAGACTTGGTTTTGTATATCTGATTTCGTTAGCTTATTTCCAGTGTAGAATATTAGGAATTCTTTAGATTGAGAAAGTAGCTCAGGAATAATAATAATCTGTAaattttgctgcaattttctacCGCCAGAGAGAGATTTTGCTGTGgtgaatatatatatttattcttTTATAGATGATACAAAAGGTAAAGtgaaagaagaagatgatgtgAATCAAATTATGTGTTGCTTGCTTGCTCTGGTTCAACTGAAAAGTAAAGCATTTTGGACAATGAATTCGATCGATGGTCACTGTTTTATCTCTCTATCCCCCCTTTGACTAGTTGAAATGCTGGAATTCTgcagaaaacaaaaataaggaGCATTACGTTTCAGAAGTGCAGGGTGTCAGGTTATCGTCGGGCTTTTATAATTAATAAGACTGCCACCGGTCTAATTTGTGGGGGTGCAAAGTAAAACTGCAATAGACTCCCGACTACACATTTTTACACGCTTGCCCCTCTGCTCCGAAATCTGACTTCTTCGTTGCTCCCTCCACTACTTTGAATTCTTGTGCATTCTCAGTCTGCACTGTTTTCCATTTTTGCACCACCATGGTTTGCCAAACGAGGGGCCGCATGCTCATCTTTTATCTCAAATTAGTTTCTGCGGCCAAAATGCTTTTTTTAGTCATAATTTCAGGGTAGGATGAGCAAAGGGACGTtggcattttctttctttttttcaaattggTCGGCTTCTCCCAAATCCAGAAAGATGCAAGTCATatcctacccaaaaaaaaaaaaaggaatgatcATAGCAAATGCAACTACGCTGCCTCTGACTAAGCAATAGACAGGGAACCCTTCTACTGCTAAGTTTGGAgcatttgttattcctttttCACATAAACTATTATCCATGCAGAATGTAGTTCGCTTTTcctactttcatttttcttgaagCATGTTTCTTAGTACTTAATGAGCCACTGCAGCTTTGCTCCGTTCACTTCTTTTTATGCCtctgtttttcatttttctttgccCAGAGTCTCagactctttcttttttccagtCTGCCTCTGCCTGCTACAGAATGTTACACACTGACAGTACACAGATATCttcttcctttagaaaaatgtAAGAGATCAAGGAAAATCCACAACAAGGTAAGAGCTTGGCAGCATTGGGACCAACGGACTCTTATGATTGCCCGGGGCAAAACTAAATGCGTAATGTGTACAAAATCATAATAGATGTATAATCTCACTTACTTATTTCCCCTGTCAGCTTGATAAGATCAAATGTTCCCGTTAAAGGTCACAAATTGACAGCATTACTCTTGCACTCTTCATAACTATTTAgccaaaaagtcaaaacaaaaagataatttttaacccaaaaaatgtagataaaaataaaacatcaaattgctaGCCAATACTGGTCCGTATTTCTTTTGTATCGAGGTGATGATGGGAAAATAAAAGCCGTGGATAAATAAAATCTAGTCAAAGTCAATCACTTGGAAGGATTTTGGTGGGTTataatatcttaaaaatttttctggAACAGTCGAGAAATTTGTTAGGAAATAAGTTTTAATAGATAATGtaatttaaattatattaaaaattaaaataatctcTTTATACGTGTGGTTTGTAATTTAAATCCTacttatagaaaaaaaaattcacaaataagTAAAATAGTTAATCAAAAAAGATCCAatgaacatatatatatataggaatattctatatatttttttgggtcaaaacatCATTTGTTGTTTTGACCAAATTAtccctttaaaaaaaatacacaatgCACGCTTCGCGTTGCACACCGATAATTGTAGTACCATGATTCTATAATGAATTGATTCGCGCGCGCGCACAGAACAGTCACACTCTGCAATGGACGATCCCAAATCGGTCCAAGATATCAAGTTGAATTTTGAGATCAACAGCCAAAATTAAGCCAGGCTCCTTTTACCCGATACCGGATCGTTAAATGTACGGTGAGTTGCACCAAAACCCATCCCCTACGCCAGCGTGAATGTTTCCCAAAAGGCAATAGTAAAATAGTAAATGGAGGACAGGGGAGGGGATGGAACAGGAGGAGGAGTGAGGCAGCAGCATCCCATAAATAAAGGGGCTAAGGCTGTCTGGACCCAGATAGATGTGACACTTGGTTCCGGTAATTCAATCCTCGGCTTCTTTATTGTACGTTTGCATGGGGAACTTCGAACTCATTCCCAGGCTCGTATGTTTCTTGGATCATTTGTCAACTTGCCTTGCTCTGTTTTGACCATTTCCTTTTTCCCCCCTGCAGccaccttttcttttctttttttttttgacattcat is drawn from Coffea arabica cultivar ET-39 chromosome 1c, Coffea Arabica ET-39 HiFi, whole genome shotgun sequence and contains these coding sequences:
- the LOC140038033 gene encoding type I inositol polyphosphate 5-phosphatase 4-like translates to MRDGNSKKSKLSWPKTLVKKWFNIKSKADDFHADDVVYGGVDEEWRSNISERNTCTIKKSKTEKSSKRSSDRISRGKIDLDASQVTDVQNYRMFVATWNVAGKSPPCHLNLEDWLHTSPPADIYVLGFQEIVPLNAGNVLGTEDNGPAKKWLALIRKTLNSLPGTSGGYYTPSPVPDPIVELDADFEGSTRQKASSFFNRHSFQSLSRSMRMTENDMSMPQPRLDRRFSVCDRVMFGNRQYEFDPNVRWGGSSDDENEEGESPCSAHYSPVSYNGSVSMEERERQPGQSRYCLVASKQMVGIFLTVWIKSDLRDDVRNMKVSCVGRGLMGYLGNKGSISISMSLHQTSFCFICSHLTSGQKEGDELRRNADVMEILRKTRFPRVRGMGDENSPQTVLEHDRIIWLGDLNYRIALSYRTAKALVEMQNWRVLLENDQLRIEQRQGRVFDGWDEGKIYFPPTYKYSNNSDRYAGDDMHPKEKRRTPAWCDRILWYGRGIQQLSYVRGESRFSDHRPVYSIFLAEVESINRSRIKKSMGCSSSRVEVEELLPCYHGYSQLDFFSSMNSQ